A stretch of Longimicrobium terrae DNA encodes these proteins:
- a CDS encoding hemolysin family protein — protein sequence MDKVVPILIIAVLILLNALFVAAEFAIVGAPKASIERRAAEGDRVARIVANILHDPRRQDRYIATAQLGITVASLGLGMYGEHVLAEWIGHALAGLGPLKAAASHTLASVLAVAILTYFHIVVGEMIPKTIALQHADKAAVWVTPPVLVVQKLVYPVVLALNAIGNGLLRMAGINRYVSSGEQYRTPEELQFIVRESQAGGMLRQESADVLQELLEFGDLTAGEVMIPRVRVTGIRAGASADEMLRTLRRSPHTRYPVYEESLDHIVGVVHIKDILRRMPNRRALRPSEVREVPYIPETAAMDTVLAAMRRVNSQMAVVMDEHGGTAGVITIEDLFEEVVGEIEEGWVARPDMYRDEQGRVIAGGTVRISEVGDELGVVLEHEEVDTVSGLVLTMLDRPPVVGDVVEYDQVRFEVLSLEGMGVNEALVTPLPGAVLENFDT from the coding sequence ATGGATAAGGTCGTGCCCATCCTCATCATCGCCGTGCTGATTCTGCTGAACGCGCTGTTCGTGGCGGCGGAGTTCGCCATCGTGGGCGCGCCCAAGGCGTCCATCGAGCGGCGCGCGGCGGAGGGCGACCGCGTGGCGCGCATCGTCGCCAACATTCTGCACGATCCGAGGCGGCAGGACCGCTACATCGCCACCGCGCAGCTGGGCATCACCGTGGCCTCGCTGGGGCTGGGCATGTACGGCGAGCACGTGCTGGCGGAGTGGATCGGCCACGCGCTCGCCGGGCTGGGCCCGCTCAAGGCCGCCGCGTCGCACACGCTGGCCAGCGTGCTGGCCGTCGCCATCCTCACCTACTTTCACATCGTCGTGGGGGAGATGATCCCCAAGACGATCGCGCTGCAGCATGCGGACAAAGCCGCGGTGTGGGTGACGCCACCCGTGCTCGTCGTCCAGAAGCTGGTCTACCCCGTGGTGCTGGCGCTGAACGCGATCGGCAACGGGCTGCTGCGGATGGCGGGGATCAACCGCTACGTCTCGTCCGGCGAACAGTACCGGACACCGGAGGAGCTGCAGTTCATCGTCCGCGAAAGCCAGGCGGGGGGAATGCTGCGGCAGGAAAGCGCCGACGTGCTGCAGGAGCTGCTGGAGTTCGGCGACCTGACGGCGGGCGAGGTGATGATTCCGCGCGTGCGGGTCACGGGGATCCGCGCCGGCGCCAGCGCCGACGAGATGCTGCGCACGCTGCGCCGCAGCCCGCACACGCGCTACCCCGTGTACGAGGAAAGCCTGGACCACATCGTGGGCGTGGTGCACATCAAGGACATTCTGCGCCGCATGCCCAACCGCCGCGCGCTGCGCCCGTCGGAGGTGCGCGAGGTGCCGTACATCCCCGAAACGGCGGCGATGGACACGGTGCTGGCCGCCATGCGCCGGGTGAACTCGCAGATGGCCGTGGTGATGGACGAGCACGGCGGCACCGCGGGGGTGATCACCATCGAGGACCTGTTCGAGGAGGTCGTCGGGGAGATCGAGGAGGGCTGGGTGGCGCGGCCGGACATGTACCGTGACGAGCAGGGTCGCGTGATCGCCGGCGGAACGGTGCGCATCAGCGAGGTGGGCGACGAGCTGGGGGTGGTGCTGGAGCACGAGGAGGTGGATACGGTGAGCGGCCTGGTGCTCACCATGCTGGACCGGCCGCCGGTGGTGGGTGACGTGGTGGAATACGATCAGGTGCGCTTCGAGGTGCTGTCGCTGGAGGGGATGGGCGTGAACGAGGCGCTTGTGACGCCGCTGCCGGGCGCGGTGCTGGAGAACTTCGACACCTGA
- a CDS encoding radical SAM protein has product MVPETGLEIDSSMAAVGAKVARGERITVDDAHLLWTHASDEELKRLASLVRARYHDPKRATYMVMRIINYTNVCVAQCDYCAFYVLPNQEGGYVMTREDVFAKIDELLELGGDLVGFNGGFNPKLPLHYYADLFSAVRERYGDKVEFYALTIAEFMFLADRANLSFADTAARLRDAGVHWITGGGSEILTEDFRKRHAKFKYTVREYLEAQKAVVDAGLRTTATMVIGFDETLEERLEHLDRTRTLQDACLADGHDGIFSFLSWTYKPYGTALGGREITPQEYWRNIALSRIFLDNVKHIRTSVLTLNEDAFRALEYGADDFDLPVEDEVTQKAGATIDRDLDRLLTVPRAMGYEVEYRHAARPPAVAAA; this is encoded by the coding sequence GTGGTTCCCGAAACCGGGCTGGAAATCGACTCGTCCATGGCCGCCGTTGGCGCCAAGGTGGCGCGCGGCGAGCGCATCACCGTGGACGACGCGCACCTTCTGTGGACGCACGCCTCCGACGAGGAGCTCAAGCGCCTCGCCTCGCTGGTGCGCGCCCGCTATCACGATCCCAAGCGCGCCACCTACATGGTGATGCGCATCATCAACTACACCAACGTCTGCGTCGCCCAGTGCGACTACTGCGCGTTCTACGTCCTTCCCAACCAGGAAGGCGGCTACGTAATGACGCGCGAGGACGTGTTCGCCAAGATCGACGAACTGCTGGAACTGGGCGGCGACCTCGTCGGCTTCAACGGCGGCTTCAACCCCAAGCTGCCGCTGCACTACTACGCCGACCTGTTCTCCGCCGTGCGCGAGCGCTACGGCGACAAGGTGGAGTTCTACGCGCTGACCATCGCCGAATTCATGTTCCTGGCGGATCGCGCTAACCTGTCGTTTGCCGACACCGCTGCGCGACTGCGTGACGCAGGCGTGCACTGGATCACCGGCGGCGGCTCGGAGATCCTGACGGAAGATTTCCGGAAGCGCCACGCCAAGTTCAAGTACACGGTGCGCGAGTACCTGGAGGCGCAGAAGGCCGTGGTGGACGCCGGTCTGCGGACGACGGCGACGATGGTGATCGGCTTCGACGAGACGCTGGAGGAGCGGCTGGAGCACCTGGACCGCACCCGTACGCTGCAGGACGCGTGTCTGGCGGACGGGCACGACGGCATCTTCTCGTTCCTGAGCTGGACGTACAAGCCGTACGGCACGGCGCTGGGCGGGCGCGAGATCACGCCGCAGGAATACTGGAGAAACATCGCGCTCTCCCGCATCTTTCTGGACAACGTCAAGCACATCCGCACCTCCGTCCTTACGCTCAACGAGGACGCGTTCCGTGCGCTGGAGTACGGCGCGGACGACTTCGATCTCCCGGTGGAGGACGAGGTCACGCAGAAGGCGGGCGCCACCATCGACCGCGACCTGGACCGCCTGTTGACGGTGCCCCGCGCGATGGGATACGAGGTGGAGTACCGGCACGCCGCCCGTCCGCCCGCGGTCGCCGCCGCGTGA
- a CDS encoding 3'(2'),5'-bisphosphate nucleotidase CysQ, producing MPEYSLDEDLELAIRGARAAGDAVMRAFRVEQEVRYKSPEQPVTEADLAADRALYRVLMGERPEYGWLSEESADSPERLKRRRVWVVDPIDGTNSFVAGRPEFAVCVGLVDGDRAVVGVVLNPATGEMYSARDGGGAFRNGEPIHVAAPGSHAPRIVASRWEMKRGEFDGFGDAWSVEPLGSTAYKMCRVAEGGAEAFVSRGPKSEWDVAAAVVIVREAGGRVTRIDGAEPVFNQPNPDWRGIATSNGAVHDELLRISSQPLPVRE from the coding sequence ATGCCGGAGTACAGTCTGGACGAGGATCTGGAACTCGCCATCCGCGGCGCGCGCGCGGCGGGAGACGCGGTGATGCGCGCCTTTCGCGTGGAGCAGGAAGTGCGCTACAAATCGCCGGAGCAGCCCGTGACCGAGGCGGACCTGGCCGCGGACCGCGCGCTGTACCGCGTGCTGATGGGCGAGCGGCCGGAGTACGGATGGCTTTCGGAGGAGAGCGCCGACTCGCCGGAGCGCCTCAAGCGCCGCCGTGTCTGGGTGGTGGATCCCATCGACGGTACCAACTCCTTTGTGGCCGGGCGCCCGGAGTTCGCGGTCTGCGTGGGGCTGGTGGATGGCGACCGCGCCGTCGTCGGCGTGGTGCTGAATCCCGCCACGGGCGAGATGTATTCCGCCCGCGACGGTGGTGGCGCCTTTCGGAACGGCGAGCCGATCCACGTGGCCGCGCCCGGTTCGCACGCGCCGCGCATCGTGGCGTCGCGCTGGGAGATGAAGCGCGGCGAGTTCGACGGGTTCGGCGACGCCTGGAGCGTGGAGCCGCTGGGGAGCACGGCGTACAAGATGTGCCGCGTGGCCGAGGGCGGCGCAGAAGCGTTCGTTTCGCGCGGCCCCAAGTCCGAGTGGGACGTGGCCGCGGCCGTGGTCATCGTGCGCGAGGCGGGCGGCCGGGTGACGCGCATCGACGGCGCGGAACCCGTCTTCAACCAGCCGAATCCCGACTGGCGCGGCATCGCCACCTCCAACGGCGCTGTGCATGACGAACTGCTCCGCATCTCATCCCAGCCGCTCCCGGTCCGCGAGTAG
- a CDS encoding GNAT family N-acetyltransferase, translating into MSALTIRAAAESDVPLILAFIRELAEYERLLHEVVATEERLRSTLFGPRPAAEVVIAEMDGEPAGFALFFQNYSTFLAQPGIYLEDLYVRPEARGRGIGRALLGHLARLAVARGCGRLEWWVLDWNAPAIGFYRGLGAEPMDDWTVYRLAGDALLSMAAATNPAT; encoded by the coding sequence TTGAGCGCTCTGACCATCCGCGCGGCGGCGGAAAGTGACGTTCCGCTGATCCTGGCGTTCATCCGCGAGCTGGCGGAGTACGAACGGCTGCTGCACGAGGTCGTGGCGACGGAGGAGCGGCTGCGGAGCACGCTCTTCGGCCCGCGCCCGGCGGCGGAGGTGGTGATTGCCGAGATGGACGGCGAGCCGGCGGGGTTCGCGCTCTTCTTTCAGAACTACTCCACCTTTCTCGCGCAGCCCGGCATTTACCTGGAGGACCTGTATGTCCGCCCGGAGGCGCGCGGACGCGGCATCGGGCGCGCGCTGCTGGGGCACCTGGCGCGGCTGGCGGTGGCGCGCGGCTGCGGCCGGCTGGAGTGGTGGGTGCTGGACTGGAATGCGCCCGCCATCGGCTTCTACCGTGGGTTGGGCGCCGAGCCGATGGACGACTGGACCGTGTACCGGCTGGCGGGAGATGCGCTACTGAGCATGGCCGCCGCGACGAATCCAGCCACCTGA
- a CDS encoding diacylglycerol/polyprenol kinase family protein has product MEKPRNTVVNTAGITVAVANGPGRAHAARGGGMRRELMRKSFHMSSMALPLFAWIAPRAVGLAVLVPLAVIAVVVDSVRLRFRGPRYVFLRATRTMLRVHERRGFAGATYMAVAYATALLAFPQPIAVAGMLYNALGDAAAALVGKRWGRHRTSWGKSWEGYAAGMATSMAVGFAVPGIPPAAAVIGAVAASTLEFLPLPLDDNLRVTLGGALACWLAATLL; this is encoded by the coding sequence ATGGAGAAACCGAGGAACACGGTCGTGAACACGGCCGGCATCACCGTAGCGGTGGCGAATGGACCGGGGCGCGCCCACGCGGCTCGGGGCGGCGGCATGCGCCGCGAGTTGATGCGCAAGTCGTTTCACATGAGCAGCATGGCGCTGCCCCTGTTCGCGTGGATCGCGCCGCGCGCCGTGGGATTGGCCGTGCTGGTGCCGCTGGCCGTGATCGCGGTGGTGGTGGATTCGGTGCGGCTGCGCTTTCGCGGTCCCAGGTACGTGTTCCTGCGCGCCACGCGAACCATGCTGCGGGTTCACGAGCGCCGCGGGTTTGCGGGGGCCACGTACATGGCGGTGGCGTACGCGACGGCGCTGCTCGCGTTTCCGCAGCCCATCGCGGTTGCGGGCATGCTGTACAACGCGCTGGGAGACGCCGCCGCCGCGCTTGTGGGAAAGCGCTGGGGACGGCACCGCACATCGTGGGGAAAGAGCTGGGAGGGGTACGCGGCGGGGATGGCCACGAGTATGGCCGTGGGCTTCGCCGTGCCGGGCATTCCCCCCGCCGCCGCGGTCATCGGCGCCGTGGCCGCGTCCACGCTGGAGTTTCTGCCGCTACCGCTGGACGACAACCTGCGCGTCACCCTCGGCGGCGCGCTCGCCTGCTGGCTCGCCGCCACGCTGCTTTGA
- a CDS encoding aldehyde dehydrogenase family protein — protein MTQILESTHSEAATDEREIERARRLFQLQRGSRWRIATSTAAERIARLRRLRTSIIRHRQALYDGVHADFRKHASEFEITEIQLVLGEIAHTIRHLRRWMRPRRVATPALLTGGASRVQMEPRGQVLILAPWNYPFQLLFGPLVAAVAAGNVCLLRPSEKVPHTSAAMARIVAEVFPEDEVAMVTGGIPTADALLTLPWDHIFFTGSTAVGRKIMRAAAEHLSTVTLELGGKSPAIVDRSADLAQAAERIVWGKFVNAGQTCVAPDYVLVHERDADAFLAGARSALDRFYGATDDARQASESLARIIDDGAFRRLAEALDATVAGGARVVAGGQRDAATRYLAPTILSEVDTNAPVMREEIFGPVLPVLTYSAMDEAIARVNAGGKPLALYIFSEDGETTRRVLRNTTAGGTIINHVLCHLANPDLPFGGVGESGQGSYHGHAGFRAFSHERAVLRMGRLGLGRLYYPPYGPRMRRIAGLVSRWMERR, from the coding sequence GTGACGCAGATCCTGGAATCCACCCACTCCGAAGCTGCCACCGACGAGCGCGAGATTGAACGCGCGCGGCGGCTGTTCCAGCTTCAGCGCGGCAGCCGCTGGCGGATCGCCACCTCCACGGCGGCGGAGCGGATCGCGCGGCTGCGGCGGCTGCGCACGTCCATCATCCGCCACAGGCAGGCGCTGTATGACGGGGTGCATGCGGACTTCCGCAAACACGCCTCGGAGTTCGAGATCACCGAAATCCAGCTGGTGCTGGGCGAGATCGCGCACACCATCCGCCACCTGCGGCGCTGGATGCGCCCGCGTCGCGTCGCCACCCCCGCCCTGCTGACCGGGGGCGCCAGCCGCGTGCAGATGGAGCCGCGCGGGCAGGTGCTGATTCTGGCGCCGTGGAACTACCCGTTCCAGCTCCTGTTCGGCCCGCTCGTCGCCGCGGTGGCGGCGGGGAACGTGTGCCTGCTGCGCCCGTCGGAAAAGGTGCCGCACACCTCTGCCGCCATGGCGCGGATCGTCGCGGAGGTGTTTCCGGAGGACGAGGTGGCGATGGTCACGGGCGGCATCCCCACCGCGGACGCGCTGCTCACCCTGCCGTGGGACCACATCTTCTTTACCGGATCGACGGCGGTGGGGCGCAAGATCATGCGCGCGGCCGCCGAGCACCTGTCCACGGTGACGCTGGAACTGGGCGGAAAGTCGCCCGCGATCGTGGACCGGTCGGCGGATCTGGCGCAGGCGGCGGAGCGCATCGTCTGGGGCAAGTTCGTGAACGCGGGGCAGACGTGCGTGGCGCCGGACTACGTGCTGGTGCACGAGCGCGACGCGGACGCCTTTCTGGCCGGGGCCCGCTCGGCGCTGGACCGCTTCTATGGCGCCACGGACGATGCGCGGCAGGCGAGCGAGTCGCTGGCGCGCATCATTGACGATGGCGCGTTCCGGAGGCTGGCGGAGGCGCTGGACGCCACGGTCGCGGGCGGCGCGCGTGTGGTGGCGGGCGGGCAGCGCGACGCGGCGACGCGCTATCTTGCCCCCACGATCCTCTCGGAAGTGGACACGAACGCGCCGGTGATGCGCGAGGAGATCTTTGGGCCGGTGCTTCCGGTGCTCACCTATTCCGCCATGGACGAGGCGATCGCACGGGTGAACGCGGGCGGCAAGCCGCTGGCGCTGTACATCTTCAGCGAGGACGGCGAGACGACGCGGCGCGTGCTGCGCAACACCACCGCGGGCGGCACCATCATCAACCACGTGCTCTGCCACCTCGCCAACCCGGACCTGCCATTCGGCGGCGTGGGCGAGAGCGGCCAGGGGAGCTACCACGGGCATGCCGGCTTTCGCGCATTCTCGCACGAGCGCGCGGTGCTGCGGATGGGGCGCCTGGGACTCGGCCGGCTCTACTATCCGCCGTACGGCCCGCGCATGCGGCGGATCGCGGGGTTGGTTTCGCGGTGGATGGAACGGCGGTAG
- a CDS encoding GntR family transcriptional regulator — translation MDQETALSDKLRDRILSSLHLGLLQPGDRLPSIRALWREMGVDHRVVAQAYRILEDEGLVEVRGRSGVYLAPQDQLGGEILAETARWMAGVLVEGWKRRMTLAEIPELIRRCTSTVRLTCACVESNVDQMTAYCAELREQFGIESVPVYISPVPLPRPERSVEFHAVEEAIRQADMVVTTSYHSRLVRKAAENVGVPAVTLTVNTEVIETVQRQIRNGGVTLVCVDPEFGNRLRAMYADTLDGPGEIRVVLADDPEAMAALNRDEPAMLTLAARERLGEGFDFPPLLLPHSPTFSAHTARELLQLIIRLNLSAAERQDATQLLAGTGA, via the coding sequence ATGGATCAGGAAACCGCTCTCAGCGACAAGCTGCGCGACCGAATTCTCAGCTCGCTCCACCTGGGGCTGCTGCAGCCGGGGGACCGCCTCCCCAGCATCCGCGCCCTGTGGCGCGAGATGGGGGTGGACCACCGCGTGGTGGCCCAGGCCTACCGCATTCTGGAAGACGAGGGGCTGGTGGAGGTGCGCGGCCGGTCCGGCGTGTACCTGGCCCCCCAGGACCAGCTCGGCGGCGAGATCCTGGCCGAGACGGCGCGCTGGATGGCCGGCGTGCTGGTGGAGGGATGGAAGCGGCGCATGACGCTGGCCGAAATCCCCGAACTCATCCGCCGCTGCACCAGCACGGTGCGCCTCACGTGCGCGTGCGTGGAAAGCAACGTGGACCAGATGACGGCCTACTGCGCGGAGCTGCGCGAGCAGTTCGGCATCGAGTCCGTCCCCGTCTACATTTCGCCCGTTCCCCTGCCGCGGCCGGAGCGCTCGGTGGAGTTCCACGCGGTGGAAGAGGCGATCCGGCAGGCGGACATGGTGGTCACCACCAGCTACCACTCGCGGCTGGTGCGCAAGGCGGCGGAAAACGTCGGCGTGCCGGCGGTGACGCTCACGGTGAACACCGAGGTGATCGAGACGGTGCAGCGGCAGATCCGCAACGGCGGGGTGACGCTGGTGTGCGTGGACCCGGAGTTCGGCAACCGGCTGCGGGCCATGTACGCCGACACCCTCGACGGTCCCGGGGAGATCCGCGTGGTGCTGGCCGACGACCCCGAGGCGATGGCGGCGCTGAACCGGGACGAGCCGGCCATGCTCACCCTGGCCGCGCGCGAACGCCTGGGCGAGGGCTTCGACTTTCCGCCGCTGCTGCTGCCGCACTCGCCCACGTTCTCGGCGCACACCGCGCGCGAGCTGCTGCAGCTGATCATCCGGCTGAACCTGTCCGCGGCGGAGCGGCAGGATGCCACGCAGCTGCTGGCGGGAACCGGAGCCTGA
- a CDS encoding nucleotidyltransferase family protein, translating into MDQLSELLGSEARARLLAHFVVRPESRMHARALGRHLGLAGKRSLQTEVDRLVDLGLLERATDATRVLITRNAAHPQWTALASLVREYGSALVLRDALADVPGLRAAFVFGSYARRDARPDSDIDLLLFGDEVPERELGRALLDAALVLDRPVDAKRYDTSTFLQDATEKDGFLPSALRGPKLWLAGSPAEFPVLA; encoded by the coding sequence ATGGATCAACTCAGTGAACTGCTCGGCTCGGAGGCACGGGCGCGGCTCCTCGCGCATTTCGTGGTGCGTCCGGAATCGCGGATGCACGCGCGGGCGCTCGGACGACACCTGGGGCTGGCGGGCAAGCGCTCCCTGCAGACGGAGGTAGACCGGCTGGTCGACCTCGGCCTGCTGGAACGCGCCACCGATGCGACACGCGTGCTCATCACCCGCAACGCGGCGCATCCGCAGTGGACGGCGCTGGCGTCGCTCGTGCGGGAGTACGGCTCCGCGCTGGTACTGCGCGATGCGCTGGCGGACGTGCCCGGGTTGCGCGCGGCCTTCGTCTTTGGATCGTACGCCCGGCGCGACGCCCGCCCCGACAGCGACATCGACCTGCTGCTCTTTGGCGACGAAGTACCGGAGCGCGAGCTGGGGCGTGCGCTGCTCGATGCCGCGCTGGTGCTCGACCGTCCGGTGGACGCCAAGCGGTACGATACATCCACGTTCCTCCAGGACGCGACGGAAAAGGACGGCTTTCTCCCGAGCGCCCTGCGCGGCCCCAAGCTCTGGCTGGCCGGTTCGCCCGCTGAGTTTCCGGTACTCGCATGA
- a CDS encoding hemolysin family protein: MLLSVLVILVLIALTALYVAAEFAAVSVRRSRIRQRAEQGDASARRVLPYLDNPQALDRYIAACQIGITLTSLIIGAFGQAALAEPLAGLLQRIWSGLTPATALSTSAVVILVGLTVLSMVLSELVPKSLALQFPTQVALRTSLPMKWSISAFGIFIRFLNGSGALALRVMGVETTGHRHIHSPEEIDLLIAESRDGGLLEPDEHRRLRRALQLGIRPARHLMVPRQEIVGVDVDTPVAELLRTMADAPYTRLPVYRGDIEHVEGLLHTKDLFRGYLAGGPLTSVRQLMRPILMVHESVTADRLLTLMREKRSHLAIVLDEFGGVAGLVTLDDVLTEVMGEVADEFRVNEPGAERLDDGRVRLPGWMRLDQAEPWLDVLWDGDSDTVGGRVMEELGHVPTAGERVRIDGVEVEVEAVAGHAVRTILALPARPRAGTEDGRDG, translated from the coding sequence ATGCTGTTGTCCGTCCTCGTCATCCTGGTTCTGATCGCCCTCACGGCGCTGTACGTGGCGGCCGAATTCGCGGCGGTAAGCGTGCGCCGCAGCCGCATTCGCCAGCGCGCCGAGCAGGGCGACGCCTCGGCGCGCCGCGTGCTTCCCTATCTGGACAACCCGCAGGCGCTGGACCGCTACATCGCCGCCTGCCAGATCGGCATCACCCTCACGTCGCTCATCATCGGCGCCTTTGGGCAGGCCGCGCTGGCCGAACCGCTGGCCGGGCTTCTCCAGCGCATCTGGAGCGGCCTGACCCCCGCCACCGCCCTTTCCACCTCGGCGGTCGTCATCCTGGTGGGGCTGACGGTTCTGTCGATGGTGCTGAGCGAACTCGTCCCCAAGTCGCTGGCGCTGCAGTTTCCCACCCAGGTGGCGCTGCGCACCTCGCTGCCGATGAAGTGGTCCATCTCGGCGTTCGGCATCTTCATCCGCTTTCTGAACGGCAGCGGGGCGCTGGCGCTGCGGGTCATGGGGGTGGAGACGACCGGCCACCGCCACATTCATTCCCCCGAGGAAATCGACCTGCTCATTGCCGAAAGCCGCGACGGAGGGCTGCTGGAGCCCGACGAGCACCGGCGGCTGCGGCGCGCCCTTCAGCTGGGAATCCGCCCCGCGCGCCACCTGATGGTGCCGCGGCAGGAGATCGTGGGCGTGGACGTGGATACGCCCGTGGCCGAACTGCTGCGCACCATGGCGGACGCGCCGTACACGCGCCTTCCCGTGTACCGCGGCGACATCGAGCACGTGGAAGGCCTGCTGCACACCAAGGACCTGTTCCGCGGCTACCTGGCCGGCGGCCCGCTCACGTCCGTCCGCCAGCTCATGCGCCCCATTCTGATGGTGCACGAGAGCGTCACGGCCGACCGCCTGCTCACGCTGATGCGCGAAAAGCGCAGCCACCTCGCCATTGTGCTGGACGAGTTTGGCGGCGTGGCCGGGCTGGTGACGCTGGACGACGTGCTCACCGAGGTGATGGGCGAGGTGGCCGACGAGTTCCGCGTGAACGAGCCCGGCGCCGAGCGGCTGGACGACGGCCGGGTGCGCCTTCCGGGCTGGATGCGCCTGGACCAGGCCGAGCCCTGGCTGGACGTTCTGTGGGACGGAGACTCCGACACCGTAGGTGGACGAGTGATGGAGGAGTTGGGTCACGTTCCCACCGCGGGCGAGCGCGTGCGCATCGACGGCGTAGAGGTGGAAGTGGAAGCGGTGGCGGGACATGCGGTGCGCACCATCCTGGCGCTCCCCGCCCGCCCGCGCGCCGGGACGGAGGACGGGCGTGATGGATAA
- a CDS encoding SprT-like domain-containing protein, protein MSLLDEVLDLFGWAPPPRAQPKSSPAPKPPSAAPVPPAPRPAPAPAAASGRPSAAPAPSVEPKPKPRQKREPARKPEPRITPGAAAVPQGRSVAETLAVVARVAPQFASLVFTRNRRVMASVADRGRALRLNVAFSAAPDDVLVAVGRLFTARDTRTRNRARDAVRRFIAAIPGEGAPARTRTRSVAPADAAHIARLQAEFDRVNDAYFGGELPRVPLYLSGQMRRRNGHFSSSPLEIVISRRLCTHAAPAESEATMRHEMIHLWQHAQGGKPDHGGEFRAWARKLDVHPRATRPVKWLKGGE, encoded by the coding sequence GTGAGCCTGCTGGACGAAGTGCTGGACCTGTTCGGCTGGGCGCCGCCGCCGCGCGCCCAGCCGAAGTCGTCTCCGGCACCGAAGCCGCCATCCGCCGCACCCGTTCCGCCCGCGCCCCGGCCCGCTCCGGCACCCGCCGCCGCGTCCGGACGTCCGTCGGCGGCTCCGGCACCATCCGTCGAGCCGAAGCCGAAGCCCAGGCAGAAGCGCGAGCCGGCGCGGAAGCCGGAGCCCAGGATAACGCCCGGCGCGGCCGCAGTTCCGCAGGGGCGCAGCGTGGCGGAAACGCTGGCGGTGGTCGCGCGCGTAGCCCCGCAGTTTGCGTCGCTGGTGTTCACCCGCAACCGCCGGGTGATGGCCAGCGTGGCGGATCGCGGCCGGGCGCTGCGTCTGAACGTAGCCTTTTCCGCCGCGCCGGATGACGTGCTGGTCGCGGTCGGGCGGTTGTTCACGGCCCGCGACACGCGCACCCGCAACCGCGCGCGGGACGCGGTGCGCCGGTTCATCGCCGCCATCCCCGGCGAGGGCGCGCCGGCCCGCACGCGAACCCGCAGCGTCGCCCCGGCGGACGCCGCGCACATCGCGCGGCTGCAGGCGGAGTTCGACCGGGTGAACGACGCGTACTTCGGCGGAGAGCTGCCGCGCGTTCCGCTGTACCTGAGCGGGCAGATGCGCAGGCGCAACGGCCACTTCTCGTCATCGCCGCTGGAGATCGTCATTTCCCGCCGGCTGTGCACGCACGCCGCCCCGGCGGAATCGGAAGCGACCATGCGCCACGAGATGATCCACCTGTGGCAGCACGCGCAGGGCGGCAAGCCGGACCACGGCGGCGAGTTTCGCGCGTGGGCGCGCAAGCTGGACGTTCATCCGCGGGCGACGCGGCCGGTGAAGTGGTTGAAGGGCGGGGAGTAG